One Vespa crabro chromosome 4, iyVesCrab1.2, whole genome shotgun sequence DNA segment encodes these proteins:
- the LOC124423948 gene encoding box C/D snoRNA protein 1, protein MATSNVKLEKCEVCSANKAKYTCPKCEVRTCCLLCVNIHKKELECDGIRDRIKFKPLSSFTDLDLLNDYRLLEEVGRSVDKFKKNPLKKCTRNIDLPVHLNRLRTGAYNRKVNFYFMPQHFTKHKRNTTFLKWKTNELFWRIEWLFPQADNIIQVTERALETVRLSVLLEQVLYPLKAMEEKSDMENLNLKLSLNDKLQFYQAADINGLKVLFKTEKITKSNMRFHELDITLTLKENLENKTIIEFPTLHVVLKDHVDMYEIIDTDDEEIYPKKNFEQKRRWSYKDKGEIQDINKPVNYFFNTTSIESDDEDIASNIKQNTEDKSRKCGFNIPNYDELIKTNII, encoded by the exons atggCGACGTCCAATGTCAA ATTAGAAAAATGTGAAGTGTGTAGTGCAAATAAAGCAAAATATACTTGTCCAAAATGTGAGGTTAGAACATGCTGTCTTTTATGtgtaaatattcataaaaaagaacTCGAATGCGATGGAATTCGAGACAGAATAAAGTTTAAACCATTATCTTCGTTTACTGATTTAGATCTCTTAAATG ATTATCGACTGCTTGAAGAAGTTGGTAGATCtgttgataaatttaaaaagaatccACTAAAAAAATGCACACGAAACATTGATTTACCTGTg CATTTAAACAGACTAAGGACAGGTGCTTATAACAGGAAagttaatttctattttatgcCACAACATTTTACTAAACATAAAAGGAATacaacatttttaaaatggaAAACGAATGAACTATTTTGGAGAATAGAATGGTTATTTCCACAAGCAGATAACATAATACAGGTCACAGAaag agcCTTGGAAACAGTTCGTTTGTCAGTTCTCTTAGAGCAAGTTTTATATCCTCTTAAAGCGATGGAGGAGAAAAGTGATATGGAAAATCTGAATTTAAAATTAagtttaaatgataaattacaattttatcaaGCTGCTGATATAAATGGATTAAAAGTTCTTTTTAAAACTGAGAAGATAACAAAGTCTAATATGAG ATTTCACGAATTAGATATTACACTTACACTGAaggaaaatttagaaaataaaactataatagaaTTTCCAACATTGCATGTAGTTTTAAAAGATCATGTAGATATGTATGAAATTATAGATACAG atgatgaagaaatttatcctaaaaaaaactttgaacaaaaaagaagatggtCATATAAAGACAAAGGAGAAATACAAGACATAAATAAAcctgtaaattatttttttaatactactTCTATAGAATCTGATGACGAAGATATTGCAAGTAATATCAAACAAAATACAGAAGATAAAAGCAGAAAGTGTGGTTTTAATATACCTAATTACGATGAATtgattaaaacaaatataatataa
- the LOC124423947 gene encoding zinc finger CCCH-type with G patch domain-containing protein translates to MTDVRSLKEAIIQYEFQLSQIVSALSMETEESEKNDLLNLKSNLQELIDLTKENLEKLEGIGRTESPDIIEIFNKKENDKTDPLANEYALFKAEIEDCSNNSKNTEQNSDAAGAWNDIEDELKQLEGMKCRARLNSSWDNSGYHNAMICSVDRSTNPTLKSMHEIKVRVLFINPTYKEMLPCPYFFDGNCKFSDDQCHFSHGEIVSFSNLQEYKEPKYEKIKMGSRVLVKQNNNLWYRSVVIKLPDEIEEVFRVKLEAKGDIAEVGLQDLVPLDATDSEISDASDDSETDNNEKDYTTEKLIDKSLLTAPSTLGHWEKHTRGIGSKLMEKMGYVRGTGLGKRADGRIEPIEAVILPAGRSLDHCMELREIAGNDKNLFSAEFKMRKKQQKLERQRQREYEREKKKDRNNIFNFLNTTLNATLVENKNKDVASTSKSKCNLKTESNWNLNVANFQIGEGISRLERESLKLKNSMTRHSKDSTPYKNILAQYNQKQKELTDLRTCEKNITAEQTQRKNKAKLSIF, encoded by the exons ATGACGGACGTTAGAAGTCTGAAAGAAGCAATAATCCAATATGAATTTCag CTATCCCAAATTGTATCTGCGTTATCTATGGAAACAGAGGAAAGTGAAAAGAATGATTTgttgaatttaaaatcaaatcttcaagaattaattgatttaactaaagaaaatttagaaaaactCGAAGGAATTGGAAGAACTGAAAGTCcagatataattgaaatttttaacaaaaaggaaaatgataaaactgACCCGCTGGCAAATGAATATGCCTTATTTAag GCAGAAATAGAAGATTGCTCAAACAATTCAAAGAACACTGAGCAAAATAGTGATGCTGCAGGTGCTTGGAATGATATAGAA GATGAATTGAAGCAACTTGAGGGAATGAAATGTAGAGCTCGCCTTAATAGCAGTTGGGATAATAGTGGTTACCACAATGCTATGATATGTTCAGTTGATAGAAGTACTAATCCAACATTGAAATCTATGCATGAAATCAAG gTCAGAGTGCTCTTTATTAATCCAACATATAAAGAAATGCTTCCATGTCCATATTTCTTTGATGGAAATTGTAAGTTCTCTGATGATCAATGTCATTTTTCACATGGAGAAATAGTATCATTTTCCAATCTGCAGGAATATaa AGAACCTaagtatgaaaaaattaagatgGGCAGTAGAGTACTAGTAAAACAGAATAATAATCTATGGTATAGATCAGTAGTAATAAAATTGCCTGATGAAATTGAAGAAGTTTTTCGTGTAAAACTTGAAGCAAAAGGTGATATTGCAGAAGTAGGTTTGCAAGATCTTGTACCTCTTG atgcTACAGATTCGGAAATATCTGATGCATCTGATGACAGTGAAActgataacaatgaaaaagattaCACTACAGAAAAGTTAATAGATAAATCTCTACTAACAGCACCATCTACTCTAGGGCATTGGGAAAAACATACACGTGGTATAGGTAGTAAATTAATGGAGAAAATGGGTTACGTGAGAGGTACAGGTTTAGGAAAACGAGCAGATGGAAGAATAGAACCTATTGAAGCTGTAATATTACCAGCTGGTAGATCTTTAG ATCATTGTATGGAGTTGCGCGAAATAGCTGGTAATgacaaaaatttgttttcgGCAGAATTTAAAATGCGTAAAAAGCAACAAAAGTTAGAAcgacaaagacagagagaatatgaaagagaaaagaaaaaggatcgaaataatatattcaatttccTAAATACGACACTAAATGCAACATTAGTCGAaa ataaaaataaagatgttGCCAGTACATCAAAATCTAAATGTAATTTGAAGACAGAATCAAATTGGAATTTAAATGTGGCAAACTTTCAAATAGGAGAAGGTATTAGTCGACTAGAAAGAGAATCattaaaacttaaaaattcaatgacaAGACATTCAAAAGATAGCACACCTTACAAAAATATTCTAGCGCAGTACAATCAGAAACAAAAGGAACTTACTGATTTACGTACTtgtgagaaaaatattacagcTGAACAAActcaaagaaaaaacaaagcaaaattgtctatattttaa
- the LOC124423949 gene encoding barH-like 2 homeobox protein, producing MMQEHKSFLIRDLLGDVLADRVQEDSEDDSAVHSDSEDTIDPGSSPCTRLGSPPPVLSPPPGPTTSGKSCGTPSGPPSGRKPRRRRTAFTHAQLAYLERKFRCQKYLSVADRSDVADALSLSETQVKTWYQNRRTKWKRQNQLRLEQLRHQATVEKELLVRGVGLHHGSIDAYCPSYNAQTQVTNHAPPPPPPPAPSTASTAAFLSTAAALFRNVTYVHGCPL from the exons ATGATGCAAGAACACAAGTCCTTTTTGATAAGAGATCTTTTGGGCGACGTTCTGGCGGATAGAGTTCAAG AAGATTCCGAAGATGATTCGGCCGTTCATTCGGATTCCGAAGATACAATCGATCCTGGCAGTAGTCCTTGCACTCGACTAGGAAGTCCACCACCTGTTCTCTCGCCTCCACCAGGTCCGACAACGTCTGGTAAATCTTGCGGAACTCCTAGTGGTCCACCTAGTGGAAGAAAGCCACGAAGAAGACGAACGGCTTTTACACATGCTCAACTTGCTTACCTAGAAAGAAAATTCCGTTGTCAAAAATATCTAAGCGTGGCGGATCGTAGTGACGTAGCAGATGCATTGTCTCTCTCAGAAACTCAAGTGAAGACTTGGTATCAAAATAGAAG AACGAAGTGGAAGAGACAGAATCAGTTACGACTCGAACAACTTCGTCATCAAGCCACGGTAGAAAAAGAGCTCCTTGTACGAGGCGTCGGTCTTCATCATGGTAGCATAGATGCCTATTGTCCGTCTTACAATGCACAAACACAAGTGACAAATCATGCAcctccgccaccaccaccaccagctcCATCCACGGCGTCCACGGCAGCGTTCCTTTCGACAGCGGCTGCACTTTTTCGAAACGTCACATACGTACACGGCTGTCCACTCTAA